The DNA segment TAGAAACTTTTATTAACAAGAGATGGGAATGGGATACATACATGGATGAAAATGAAGTGAAATATCAAACTTGtacaaatttgaattttgtcaAGTAAATATTTCATTAGTAGTAGTAgataaaataaacatacaaCTAGGATGAAAACATTTACAGCCAAATTACAAAttcgaacttttttttttggggttaaAATTGCAAATTTGAAATCGAGTCTAATCAAAAGCTGGACACTGGTACTTGTATATATCTAATCTAGAAGGAGAAAAAGGACGTTATGAATGCAAGGGCAAATTGCCATGGCTTCAAGCCTGCAAATCCAAAACCCCTTTCTTCATCCCCAAATCACCAATGAAACCCTAATTTTGAAATTAACAACCGAAAAACTATGCCCACCTCGACTGTCATCCCAAAGCCTCCGCCTTTATCGAATCCCGCGGAGCTCGTTACAAGCATCACTGCCCTGCTCAAAAAGTTCGCCGCCAACGCGGAACCACTTCCCTCTGCTCTCCGTTCATATCTCCCATACTTAACACCACCTATTATTCATTCCATCCTCTCCTCCCCTTCCCTCCACCGCCACCCTTCCGCCCTCCTCTCCTTTTTGTCATGGGCTCGTTCTCATTGTACTCTGATGCCGTTTACTCCTTTGCCCATTTCGGCTCTTGTCTCGGTTCTGTCTTCTCTGATTTCCCACCATAAATTCAGTGACGCGAAGAGCATTCTTCGCGATCATATTCTCTCCGACCACCCTCACCACCACCTCCATAGTCACCTCCTCCACCCGGCTCCACCCCTCCCGCGTCCCTCAAAAGCTCTTCTGGATACGTGCATTTCCGCCTACTGCGGATCCGGGTTTCCACACCTTGCCTCGcagattttcaagaaaatgaagCGGCATAAGCTCCGCCCGAACTTATTGACCGTCAATTCCCTGCTCAGCTCACTGGTAAAGAAATCCTCTTCTTCACGTTCTACTCATTTTTGGAAAGAATTGTTTAATGACGCATTGGAGCTTGGAATTGAACCAAATGTAattactttaaatattttaattagtgGGTACTGTTTAGAGTATGAGTTTAAGAATGCCGTGGAGTTATTGAGCAGGATGGAGAAATATTTTAAGTGTAAGCCGGACCATGCGAGTTATAACACTATTTTAGATGCCTTGTGCAAGAAGGGGAGGCTGCAAGAGGTGCGGGATCTATTGTTGGATATGAAGAACAATGGGCTCAAGCCGAATAGAAATACATATAATATTTTGGTTAATGGGTATTGCAAGATGGGGTGGTTGGAAGATGTCACAAAGGTTGTTGAATTGATGACTGACGATAATTTTTTGCCTGATAATTGGACATACAATATGTTGATCAGTGGGATGTGTAACATGGGGAAGATTGATGATGCATTTAAGCTGAGAGATGACATGGTGGGGTTGAAACTGTTGCCAGATGTGGTTACTTATAATACTTTGATTAATGggtgttttgaagaaaaaaggaGTTCCGAGGCTTTCAAATTGGTAGATGAAATGGTAGAGAAAGGAGTGACACAAAATGAGATTACTCACAACATCCTGATTAAGTGGTATTGTAGGGAAGGGAGAATGACTGATGCCAGTGAGATGGTTAAGAGGATGGAAGAAGCTGGATTTTCACCAGATTGTGTTACGTACAATACTTTGATGAGTGGATTTTGTAAAACGGGTAATTGGGCAGAGGCATTTGGAGTGATGAATCAAATGGCTGGGAAAGGTTTGAAAATGGATATTGTGACACTTAACACTGCTTTGCACAATTTATGTGGAGAAAGGAGGGTTGATGATGCATATGAGTTACTGAGTTCTGCGAATAAGAGTGGCTATATTCTTGATGAAGTGAGCTATGGTACATTGATTGTTGGATATTTCAAAGAAGAAAATGTTGAGAAAGCTATGAAAGTTTGGGGTGAAATGAAGAAGAAAGAGATAATTCCTAGCATTGTCACATATAATTCTGTGATAGGAGGGCTGTGCAAATCGGGTAAAATGGAGGTAGCAATGACCAAGCTGAATGAGCTATTAGAGAATGCATTGGTGCCTAATGAAATCACATACAACACAATCATACATGGGTACTGCTGGGAGGGAAATATAGAGAAAGCTTTTGAATTTCATAACAAGATGgttgaaaaatcatttaaacCTGATGTATATACGTGTAACATTCTTCTCCAAGGTTTGTGCACGGAAGGTATGCTTGGAAAAGCCATTAATCTCTTCCACTCATGGGTTTCCAAGGGTAAGAATCTTGATGCTGTAACGTACAACACATTGATAGCAGCCTTGTGTAAAGACAGGAGACTTGAGGATGCCTTAGGCCTTGCTGCTGAAATGGAAGAAAAGAAAT comes from the Primulina huaijiensis isolate GDHJ02 chromosome 8, ASM1229523v2, whole genome shotgun sequence genome and includes:
- the LOC140982392 gene encoding uncharacterized protein — encoded protein: MPTSTVIPKPPPLSNPAELVTSITALLKKFAANAEPLPSALRSYLPYLTPPIIHSILSSPSLHRHPSALLSFLSWARSHCTLMPFTPLPISALVSVLSSLISHHKFSDAKSILRDHILSDHPHHHLHSHLLHPAPPLPRPSKALLDTCISAYCGSGFPHLASQIFKKMKRHKLRPNLLTVNSLLSSLVKKSSSSRSTHFWKELFNDALELGIEPNVITLNILISGYCLEYEFKNAVELLSRMEKYFKCKPDHASYNTILDALCKKGRLQEVRDLLLDMKNNGLKPNRNTYNILVNGYCKMGWLEDVTKVVELMTDDNFLPDNWTYNMLISGMCNMGKIDDAFKLRDDMVGLKLLPDVVTYNTLINGCFEEKRSSEAFKLVDEMVEKGVTQNEITHNILIKWYCREGRMTDASEMVKRMEEAGFSPDCVTYNTLMSGFCKTGNWAEAFGVMNQMAGKGLKMDIVTLNTALHNLCGERRVDDAYELLSSANKSGYILDEVSYGTLIVGYFKEENVEKAMKVWGEMKKKEIIPSIVTYNSVIGGLCKSGKMEVAMTKLNELLENALVPNEITYNTIIHGYCWEGNIEKAFEFHNKMVEKSFKPDVYTCNILLQGLCTEGMLGKAINLFHSWVSKGKNLDAVTYNTLIAALCKDRRLEDALGLAAEMEEKKLGPDSYTYNAIVGALYDAGRTKEAEEHLSKMIERDIVIQFSKHGNDENVATREPSDESDSNSIAYSEQIEKHCSERRYKDAMQIYMEQIQKGVSVRKSTYIALMNGLIKRRKGILRAVF